One Lepisosteus oculatus isolate fLepOcu1 chromosome 27, fLepOcu1.hap2, whole genome shotgun sequence genomic window, tgttaaaaaaaaattattaataGCCTTAACTTATAAAGACGTAcataaattaacatcaatagAAATTACAGGACAAAAAACACTGGTACAACATCGAATGTTAGTTTCATAGGCTAAAAACAATATtcacaatttaaaatttaaaaatattttgaagtacATGTTAGGAATTTAATCTAGTTTGAAAAGTGCAGATATGTTAGTTTTCTGTGGTATTCATTGTCCTCATTTGTCCTCATAGTTTTACCAGCAAAAGAATCGACATAAACGTTTCAGTGTGTTCCAGTGGTCTGTAATGTGCCTGCTTCTCTTCACCCTCTGTTTTGTTGCTGGTTTTACCATGATTTCATGTTTAATACAATGTACTCAGCCTTTACTATAGAATAGCATTGAAAACATATGCAGTTTCCTCGTAAAACATAATGTAtgttaggaacaagtaaaggtttattctatgatgaaaagaaaagagacagctTTTCAGTGGTGGAAACATTCAGTtgacttcttcaggtgttcttcactcacctgaagaaggccccagaGCTGGaatgttgctttatttttcagcatgggatacctttattttttactttgcagcctacacatgctgacgcagctccctacttgaacaaactgtacagtatattaggctTTGACACAGAATTCTTCAAACTTATCCCAAATACAGATAAAGTAGTAAGGAGGCAGAAAGACGTCTGGAAGACATAATGCTACATGTTTGCATAAATGTCTTCCTCAAAATCCTCGATATCTTCATAATCTGGTGTATCATCTTCCAGAATCTGTGGACACAATGAAAAagaatgtaaaatgcaaaattatcCCTTCTTGGTGAAGAGCACAGCTCTGTAATCACATAATAATGTGCTGTTTATTTAGTCACGGAAATGGTCATTGGAGTTTTCACTATAAATATTCAGCAGTTTAACGCACAGCATCAAACGACATAAAAATATGCAGTGTGATATCACACATCCATTGACTTTGATCAATTAACACCGTGACTGCTACCAGTTTCGGACTTATGGTTTTGAACACAGAATATGATAGCTTTAATTGAAATCTAAAACACATTTGATGTAGtgtgaaatgtaaaatgatCTCTTCTTGGTGAAGAGCACAGCTCTGTAACTATAAGTCCAATAAACCCTCTTTCTTTCCAAAACCACAAACTTGCCTCCTGCCTATTCTCTTGAATAGTTGTTGTTGCATATATTAAGGGGATGCTatgtttacttttgtttttaaacagaagcaaatatactgtattgagtTCACAATACTATTCCCTAATCATAAAATCTTTATCTTAGACATGGTAGTAGTGacaactgaaaatatttttttttactttgtacaAAGCTTTTTAAATTTGCAAATATCATTCACCAGTAAGTACTCAAAGTATACTTTAATACTTACCATATTATTAGCATAAATGCAATCACTTGTTTCAATGTCTGCAAGTTGTAAAGCATTTTCACACTGCTTTTGAGACCTTCATAAtgagaaatatattttagaaaaagagaaccagaacctacagtatatgtatagaAACATataaaagtatactgtatgtatataaatCTATATACtgatggatgtactgtacatatacagtatgtttacagtGTGTATATCTATCAGTTTTCTAAgtgctttatctaatacaggggagctgaagcctatcccagcaagctagaggtgcaaggcaggactaGCCCATTGTAGagctcacacagacacaaactctcTACACGactgattttcccagaagccaattaactcacCAGTGAACTGTTTGGCGTTTCTGACGTTGCTTTTGAATGGTTCAGCTCTTACCTTACTGATTACCAACACTTAGCACTTTGGGTTTGTTAAGGCTGGTGtacctcagggctcaatactcgGCCTCCTACTATTCAACACTTACTCACTGTTCCCACTCGGCTACTAAGACCACATGGTCTGAAAGATCATTTCTATACTGATGATATTCAAACAAAcataaacatggggagaacattctTTCTCTCTAACTGTTTAGcttattttaggtttgtgttATTACATAGTTGAACCTGCTTTATCAGTTGTATAGAAAATAATCCTTCTTATACACACTGGTAATGCTTACTTGTAGGACTTAGAGTAAACTGGGTTGATAATCTTCTCAGgtatgttttcagttttgtctttcttttctctgtgGAAACAAAATCATTGTAAAGAGCAAATAATTTTGCATTATTATTCCTAAAGAATTATGATTATAATGATTACTATTATTAAAAAAGGATGTTACAGTatcacattttctaaaaaatatataaattagaAAGTAATTCATTGTGGGTACACTTGGTTTTAAAAGGTGAAGAAAAACATACTTTAACTTTCTCAGCTCTCACATATTTAGAATAGGTAAAACGGTTAAATTATAAAGCATAACACTATAAGATTAAACAGAAGGTATTTTTTATAGTATTATTaccacaaaaaatatataaaagcagAATACTGCGAAAtctttcttacagtatgtatagacaTTTACCTGCTGATAATGTATGAAAAGGAGAAGGTCCAAGACATTCAAACATTGTCCATCTTACCTGCTTTGCTCCACTTTCCTTTTATACAGCACTGCAGCTGCAAGTATAAAAAGAATAAcaccaccagcagcagcagaggaTATTATGTAGATGTATATCATTGTATCTGCAAACaagatatacactgtatataaggGATCAGTGCAGGAAAAATCGTTTGAGTATTGAATATATTTCTGTGCTAGTGTGTTATTTATATACCATGTCCTGTACTGTTTAATTgtgctgttttcaaaactggaGATTAATATTGCCCTTCAGGGGCTACATTTATCAATGATATGTAAACCAGTTCCTTAAAACTGGAGTTATGAACTGTtttgagaacatacagtatggacacACATTCTGTCTGATATCAAGCTGTTGCCAGGTATTAGTATGCAGAATTTTAAGTAATATATGTGAATGTAACtaaatttaatcaaattcttcACACaggaaatgatcatttaaaatatccccactttaatataattttctgGTGCACGATCGGCCCTAGAAAACCATTGTATTGCAGCTGCATGTTTGTGATGTAAAACCAcgagaaataaaacagaaaaagacaaaaatagttGTTGATACTGAGATGAAATATGAAAAAGGCAAACATCTTGGCTGCCCAACCAGAAGATACAACTTTAAAACGCAAAATTAAACATGTACtgtctattttttatatttactgaCCTTTACTATGaaacaatatgtacagtatactattttatgtattttaaatgggTTTCTTCTGTAGAAAGTACAAAAAGTGGTATTGGAAAGTCAAAATCTAAGCTACAGCATGGTTCCTAAGACTGCCTATTTTCCTGGAATTAGTTAAAAGTGCATCTGACTTCATTGTTACCATGGGTCACAACATAGCTGGCCTCACAAATATTATGTGTATGGCTTTCGTCTTGACCATGTTACTAAAAGATCTGTACAACAGAGCCAAACTGCTTGCTGATCAAAAGTTCCAAATTGTgagatattaaaaaatacagcagTTGTCCATTAAAGTGTAACTATTGATTGTGGACAAGAGTGTGAAAAAACAGCTCTGTAAGTGGTGGTTCTATATTATGTGGCAATTGAAAGTGCATCAGGATCTTCTGCAggctttttttcttgtattggAAAAATAGACATTCAAGACATTTCATACCACTGGTCTGCAGAAATGAAGCCATTGTCACACTCCCATGCACGTTACTGGCAAAGCACGAGATACTGCCTGTGAAACCCTCAACTCCCTGCAGGCTGCCTATGGTCACTGTATTATTTGTCTCCAAGGAGCTGCTGGGCAGGGTCTTGTTAGCAAGGATCCATTTGATGTCAGCATGGGGGTTGGAGTCCACAGTGCACCAACAGGTCACTGTGATGCTGGCAGTACATGTGATGTTCTTCATAATCTCTGGTTTGTCTAAACATAAATGAATTAGGGAAACTGTTAAGACGGAAGTATGTTATGTTAAACAACAAAGAGTAAGAAAATTAAATGACTTTTTGGGAGTATAGTTCAAAAGGAACTATATTTTTCAGTTTGAGATCTTTACACTTTAGGGATAGTTTTTGTGATGGTTGTTTTTCTGACAGTCCTATAAACAGGGCAGGATTCTACTAGCTATCCACAAACAATAATGATTGTAAGTTGAGGGGTATGCAAGTATACAAGGTTAAATGTTactatttcatttactttaatcAGAACAATTAACAGATTGTAGATGGAACCTATTTATTTCTGTCTATTTTTTAAGGGGTGAATAAGAGTATAATCCCATTCAACATTTCTTCATAAATACAATGAACTGTACAAATTCAAATCCAAAAAGATTAGGTAGACTCTTCCATTAGCAGCTCATGTGTGATTGATGTGATAGAAGAATGTCTTATGCTCACCACATTAACTGGCTGGAAAAATCTTAGCCCTATTAAAGAGTGCTGGAACTGGATTCTGAATTTCCCCTGAGGATGGTTTCATTTGACAGGTTGTCTCACTAATCACACAGCTCATCGCAACATCATTTGAATTGGGTCCAGCACCTTTTTTGATGGCGGAATGTTGTAAACTATTTTGGCCAGTGAGTACGATACATTTTAATCTTCAGAACTCTAATTGAAGACAATACAATACTTACTACTGtaaatttatattgatttctgttaatttagtattttattgtattttaagatTCATTGATCCAAGTAACCCATTGGCCCCGGAGTTTCAATTAGTTTTGAACCTCACTTAAGTTAAAATTTCCTCTATTTCTTGCTGAGGATGCCTTCAACATATGACAGGTTCTCTCAGTAATCCGTGCTCTGGTTTATGTATGTTTTAATCTGATTAGGGATATCAATTTTTAATGCATTCTTACAGTTGGATCATTTCTGCCAAGTATCCTGTACTTGGCTGATATGAGTTTGTTGGCCAGGTTTGTACAGATTTTGTTCTCATATGATTTATCTTTGACACAAACCAGATACAATATCACTGGACAATCAAGTTAAGATAACATTTTTCTTAACCTCAACCACAGCCATGTCAAATAAGGTTTTTACTTATTTCTTAAACATGATTTTGCAATGTACTGTGCATGATACTGTATCGACAAAAGAAGAGTTTCTAGTATtgctgatttgatttttttataactAGGAAGATCTCCCCAAAAAGGACTAAGCTCAAATAATTTTGATGAACTTTACCAAGGTATTTGCTCCTTTCCTTGATATTTTCCAGCTTGATTGCAATGCTTTTCTACTGCAGAAAATACAGTGTTACTCAGGAGATCTGTACTCACATTGGACATCTATGTGCACTTCAGGAGATTTGCTCTGTCCCACCAAGTTCTCTGCTATGCAGTAGAAGGCCCGACTCTTTCTAGTCATATTGTTCTCTGTGTAGATGTTGTTGTCTCCTTCTGACAGCAGATCAGTCTGAGCTATATTGATTTTGTACCATTGGAAACGGTGGGCTGGAGGGTTACTGTGACTGGAGCATGTCAGGACAATGGAGTTTCCTTCCTTAACTACAGAATGATTGTAATTAACCATGACCTTTACTGGGGCATCTACAGAGAACAAAATACTCAGATAATGCAAGCAGTTCTGTTGCTAAATAAAGAAATCAGCTTTGAAAGTACTATGTGAATATACTGGAACAGAAGTTTTTTTACCCTGCAATATAGTTCAAATATATAGCCTATCAGTAGTCATTGCACGTTTTTCATTGTTAACAAGAGATTACTAAATGATTTCTAAAATAACAACTCATTTGGATTGTGTTGAGGAACACAGAATTGCAGTAATAACAGTAGAAATAATAAGACTTGTTCTGTATACAGAGACCATCACAGTCACATATATTTCtctaaaaaaagcaaaagtcattttaaaacaatgccaCAGGTCACAGGATCAATTTAAGGACTTACATGTCACGTTCAGGGTCACAGAGTTTTCTAATGGTTGTCTTCCCTTGTATTGAACCTTGCAGGTCAGATTTTTTCCGTGGTCATCCACTGTGAGTGTGAATTTCAGTTCTGATGTCAGTTTCCACTGGCCACGCTCCATTTGCTGTGAGCGAACAGTGATTgctgtgctgctgtggctcCAGGTTATGTTCGGACTATGAGCAGGGCAGGTGTGATAAATCAAGCAGGAGGCAGAAACCCCTGTACCTGCCTTTGTGTCTCCACTCAAAGACAGAGTGGGGCTTTGGGCAGTATCTAAAATAAGAAATGCAACACAGTTATGAACCGATAAAAGCCCTGAAAAACATCTTCCAGGATACTACAGAAAAGTTTATGATTAGGCTAGATGTAATAAATGCTTAATAGAGGCAAAACTAAAGAATTCTCAAAGGCAAGTGATgttcaaaaaataaacacacagaacactATTTGGAAATcattaacatatactgtatagctttaAGCAGATATTTTCAACACATTAAGACATGCATTAGAGCTGGGAGTTTAAAACATTTGGGCCTTTAAGACATAACCCTAAAAATATGTAACAGGATGGGGGTGACTCCTAAATTcaagaattatttttgttttggttgtAGACTATGCCAAACAGCAATGTTAAAGGTGTTTTGAAGGCCTTGTTCAGTAGGAGAAATAGCTGAGAATtagtaaaacaaagaaaactatCTCACTACTCATTCCAgatattcattttaaaccaaaaaatCACAATCTTGGGAACATTgatgatggatttttttttagatataaaAGTTTCGTTAGCATACCATATATGACCAGGTGGACTCTTAGCATTGCAAGAtggctttaaataaaatgttaaaatccaGAGAACAGAAACTATATCACTGTATGTTCTACCATGATTGTGGGGTGAACAATttgagaaaagaaaaggctgTGTCTTACCGTTTATGTTTATGGTTACTTCATCATTCATAAAGGAGTATTTATCAAGTTTGTCAATCTCAATTCTAAAGTGGAACGGACCCTTGTCATCAGGTGCCACTGGGTCTATCTGGAGGGAGCAGTTCTGATTCTCTGGATCTCCTATTAAACTTGTACGACCCTTGAATTCTTCCAGCACTTTATTGAGAGTTTGGTGATAAATGTATTGATTGAAGTCTTTATGCcacattattttcttattgcCCTTTTCTGCAGAAGGAGGATAGTTATATGTGCAGGGGATCACAACACAGGAGTCTTTGAGGGCCCATATGTTTCTTATGGTGCTAACAGACCACTCAGAAGATGCCTCAGCAAACTGGGTATCAAAATATGccactgaaagaaaaagaataggCTGtcagtatttaaattaattaggaAGTTTGTGCATTGATGTTCTTAGTGCTACTATGTAATAAATGAACAATTTGGggcaaaataaagtaaaatgttttttttcctctttctttttttgtgcctTCAATAGCAGTTAGAAGAAGGCCCCTATTTCAGCCACACTGTCATAgaactatacatacagtacagtacattattgtaTCTAAGCAATTGCTCTTCAAAGGCATTTTACTTTTGGTCCAATATcaggtttgtttgtgtttttacaaataAGTGTGTACGGGCAGAACTAGTGTCACATTTAGTGACACATGCAGTCATTGTTCAGTCAACCATTAAACTTGGTTAAAATTTTCTTACTGGATGTGCTCTAAATTGCAACTTACTGTAAAACACTTAATGACGGAGTGTGTATATTCAGATAAGCATAGTTCTTCGTAATGCTGTATTTATTCTGTTGCATCACTTGAGCCTGGATTATAACAAACCACTTGCCTATTGGAGATCTTATAATTAATAGTGCTGACGGTCCATTAGGGGCAGTGTTAGAAATATACTTTACGTATTTGGAAAGCTTTTAGCATATTAACCATGTCAGACTGTACCTTTCAAATACAAGAGGTGCAACAACAGATTTCCACTTCTTGAACTGAGTGCCATCTCTTTACCCTCACAGCAGAATAATCCTTCAGAGACTCTATAATCAAGAATCATataaagatttttaaatgtcaaaatatgcccatttttatacaattaaatCAAATGTATTTGTGTGCTGTTTAAGgcctttgtaaataaaaaaaaacctatatAATCCCTTGAAAATATATGAGTAGTGAGGTAACATCAGTGGTACAGTAACTGCCTAAGAGGCAATGCAGTGATCCATTAACTTCCCAATCGACACAATGATAGGTAATTAATTCTAGTTAACAACATAAagcatgttttaatgtttataattttaaactacaaagtccaaattgttttgtttgtaaatattaatgtttttttcttctcaaatacattatttcagtttgtctttttCAATCGGTTGgctactttaaaattaaataattgtgaTTGTAATTAACCTGTACTTTGGatacaggatatacagtatcctGTAACTAAGTTTTTGTTACCAGCAATGTAGTATCCTGGTCAGTGTTACCTTCACTTCCCTGTACTAAGAAATTCTGTCAGTACTCATTTTGAATCCAGGACATGTTAGTGATCTTCCTAAAATATCCTCAATAATGAGAGGGAAGGTATATGAGATTTTCAGATATTATTCCTGCAATATTTGATCAGACTAGAGTGTGTAGATGATTTTAAGTTGTTAATCATATCAGATAACCTATTCCAATTTACAGACTTTctgaatttttaaatgaaagtgttacatttttttaactgaaaatgtCAAACTCCGCACCCTCACCAgaacaaaaaatggaaaatgcatgGATAGGTGGAGATCTAGACAAAGAATAAATtcccaaaacaaaaagcagaaaaaaacaggagtGAAAAAGTGAGCTAATCAAACAAATCCTGGAAACAGGATTAACTGAAATAATTACATAAAAGAAGTAATAAAACCTAATGAAGCCACAATTTAAGGTTCCCACTATCAGAACGTTGGACTCTTCCATGGAAGAGAGAAAGATCTACATGGATTTGTCTCTTTGGACACAGATGAGCAGTTCTCCTTCACTGTGAGTGAGAGTTTGTGTTCTGTGCAGAGAGATTGAGACAATAACCAAGactagaaagacaaaaaaatggaGGAGGCAGctgaatactgatattcagTCCTGCAGGATTCTCTGTCAGCACAGGGAAGGTGTGCATCTTGAATTTCACAGAAATGGGTGGAGGAAAGAGAATTTGGATGAAATATTGATCTGTGATACAGAAGGTGATTATGCAGTCATTTGGAAAGCTTAAAGTTTATCAATCTCCAAGCCCACCCTTCTCACAGCCTGGAATCATTGacagtatattgttttcatTGCTACATGAATATTCTAATCACCTCTAACAGTCTATTATAGCATACCTCTAATTTGTAGAATTTGTTAATCTCCACAGGTAAATGACAGCATCAACATATCACAGCAACAATTGTACTATTCACAGATGTTTATGGAGACCACTCTTGCATTACTTGCATCAACGATTGTTAATACTAAAATTTCCATTCTTTGTGAACAAAGGAAATATAACTTTAATTCATAAAGGGGAACTTATTTAACTTAATACATTCTGTAGGTCTTACTGTAAGTCAGATTTAGAGTATATTATTAGATCCGAGCTAacttcttctttttctgtaaGGTTAGGTATTTGTGGTGTACTTCTCTTTTTCTTGGTAAGCAGACCTATCTGATGGGAAgaatggatttatttttaacagactTTCCATTAGCTGTGATATGTCTTGTAGAAACATTAAACAGAAAGACCAAAGTGATCAAACTATTTCATGACAGGAATTAATAGCTTAATATGTGTTTCATACAGCACAAAGAATCCCTTTCTCGGCACATTTTTGGCTCTTTTTCTTAACAAAATCTGCAACATCATAATTCTTTACTACTTATTCTACTCAGTCCTGATCCACAACTCTTGCGTTCTTCAAGCTGTTTTGCTACAACAGTTCTAAATTTTGTTGCTGATTCTGAACATCCCTGCACACCTCATTTTGTTCAGTACTGACTACATTCACCATATATTTCATGCTCCCCATTGCCCCCGTTGTATCTCCTTTTAAATTTATTCTAGGACCTTTGTTTTGATCTACCACATAGATTTTAGAGCTGACAGCCTTCAATTGTATCCTCAAAACTCATTTAGTTTACAAAAGATGGCAagaagttacaaatgagagggggAGCTGTTTGTGGAGTGCATCTTGTGGAGTTGCTGATCGCTAATTCATCCAGCAATCTCATGGGGTTCAAGACATTCCTTCCAGGGTATCAGATTCAAAAACACTACTGTGTACTGTGTTAAATGTAAATCATCTTAAGGTTCACAAAGTACTGTTCTGTGCCTCTTGTCACCTGCGACCACTGTTCCTGATACAAATAAGGCAAAACGGTCTGTAGCATGACACCAGGAGTGAAGAACTATTTTGTAATTTACTGATTTTAAATGATTACCGTGTGAAAACTAATTTCAGATGATTTTTGGGAGTTGTGAGGAGTCATGTTTTTATGTAGATTATTTTTAGTCAATTAGTCCTGTCCCTCAATATGAAAACTAACATCTCTCTCTCCGGTGGACTTTGTTTAAGCAAAAGATAATTTTTAAACTTAGCTCTGGCCAGCGAGTGTGAAAAGGACTGAGTATGTGAAGACAAGTGCTAATTATATCAAACTTCCTCTGCCTTAACAAACAAAGCATCTGCAagagtttcctgtgctttcaaAAGACCTTAAAACATTGAGTATaacataagatcactttattggccatattcaatttcttgtattaggaatttgtctttttgcataccgcagctctccatgagacacacagacagggagagaaggttaggatcagagcacagggtcagccatttatacagcatccTTGGAGCAGTttgggttaagggtcttgctcaggggaccaacggagtaggattcttctgccaggggatacaaaccagcaaccttctagccacaggcgcagagccTTAGCCAAAGAGCCACCCCACAGCCCCAGAATTGAAAGTACAATTACTACACtacagaagtacagtacatcaaataaGACAACGTCCAAAATGTATGTGTCTCTAGAGCATTTAAGAAACTTAATAGTTTGAGAGCAACCACAAATGGCTATAATTTACATGTAAAAGTGCTTTTTTCAGAATATTATACAAGTAATTGTTGTTTTCAATTACCAGTgaatacattttcctttttttttgtgaagagaTTTCAAGAATTTCTTCGATTTAATatgtaatgttaatgttaatatgTAATCCTACACAGAACACTCATTCCCAAACTAGCATGTTCATGCAAAGTACAATAACAGCATATAAAGGCTATTGAAAGTGTTGGATATTCTTTGTGAAACTCAGAGACTAGGCAGATCTGCGAACAGTTAACTTGTCAGGTTGATAGATTATAATTAATCATGTGCTAAGGCAGAAATGGCAAGAAATACTTTACTCTTTACTCTCCATGCTATTGTCATAGTTCAGCTCTACATGATTCAGACTCATGATTTGCAGTTTATAAAATCAGgaagagttttaaaaaattacttCTAGATCAGGGCAAAGTCTTCATCAGGGCAAAGACAGCAGAACAGTTCCTTTTTGAATTGCTTTCAAACACTTCTGGATCTAACAAGAAATTCTAATTTTCATGTAACacttcttaatgaaaccctttCAGGTATTTCCGCCAATTAATATTTTAGGTATAACATAAGCATACTCACTTTTATTGTTGCCCAGTCTTCTGATGTTTTCATATTGTATCATCTGCTTAAAATGGCACAGGTTGTTTTCAGAAGTTGGTCAAACAGTGGAAGGGGCTTCCTGTGGTTTATAGTGTAGCACTGTTTgtcaaaaaaagtaaaatatttgcatttactgaacagtatattgtactgtatgtcattgacATTTATAAGAAGGACAGCCACACacatataatgtatattattCCTTTTAGACTAGCATaaggtgcaatgtttttttttttagaaagtccATAAATTGTTAcagattttgaaattaaaagctTGACCCTaacattttacatatattaaaataaaataccataTCTGTCTATTGATAGCTCAGGATCAtctaaaagtacagtacattaataaaaaagtaaGTGAGCAGAACTCATTTTCACTGTTTCACAGTTTGTAGATTTATATCCATGCTATATTTTCCAATAGGTCTGGAGTTTGCCACAACAATATTCTATAGTAAGAAATActgaaagacacaaacacagacatacacacacagagtaaataataaatacaataatttaGGGGCACACATTTACCTTAATAAGCCATGCAATTAGTTGACTTAAAACTGTCTTTGTGATATATGAGCAATTTTCATGATTCAAAATTCAGAATAAATTCATAATATTGCTGTAAGGGTCCTCAGTCATGCAGTGAATTTCGAAATTTAAACATGAGGACCATGGGCCTTTAAAAACGAAGGTTAGGATAGCACAGTTAAGGAGAAAGGTACAAAAACACTTAAGTCTTACTGTGAAGTATGAAGAGGTGATCATTGACAAGTGAAGTATGTATCATACTACCAGACCCTGCTAAGATTTGGCTGTCTCAGCTATATCACTTTCTAGCAATTCATGAGGAAATTAAACTATGTTAAAATGTCTTAAAGTGTTGGCagacataaaaaacagaaaatagtgTGAGGCTCCCTTTTCCTGTGCATGTTTTGGTGAAGTTTTTCAAATGCATGAAAAGAAATGGAAGGTGGGTGGGAAATCAGATACAGTGTCACTACAATGACGTTCACTAGGCCACTGGGTTAATGTTAACAAAAACGTTCTTTTCCCTGTTGGATCAAAGACATAACAGGTATATGTTCTCTATGAATCTAAACAGATAATCAACCTGTCTGTAGTATCTTTTGGTTATCTGTATAGATAATCAATTCTGTATAGATCAATACAATTCCTTACATGTGATGTGTGTCAATACGAATAGACTGGAACTAATATAGATGCTGGGGCTTGTCTGTTTCATTGCAAGTATTATTAATCTGCAGTAGTAGTTTCTCCCTCCACTGGATCTCCTTACTGGCCTGACTCTCCACTCAGGGTCAGGCTGAATACCTTCAGTATGTTCTTTATCATTAGTGACTAAAATATAAGGGATAACATTTTTTGTACATGAAAAGGTCACAGTATAGTATCTTCACAGCCTTGATGAGCCTGATTAGGTTTCTGTAATCTGTGAATTTAAGATTACTCTCTTATTGATAAGATCAGTCCTTCCACTGGTAGCCAAGATCACCCAGTAGTGCTGCGGTCATATAGTGTGAACAGAAGGTAAGTGAGTATCTAACAAGTGCAAAAACTTTAGTGCTTAGAACACAATCAAACTATATAGaagttattattgttgttgggttttttttgctgttgttccTTCAGTGTTTGGAATTTCAACTTCCTAATAATAAAAGTGGCAATCTTTACTTTCGATTCTTCTTTCTAATTCAACGCCTTATTTTAACcttatagagagagagagagtcacaAAGCCTAATGTTAGTCTACtgtcatttacagtacttcatcTCATCTGGTCCAGGCTTGCATATTATAT contains:
- the LOC138225267 gene encoding sialic acid-binding Ig-like lectin 14 isoform X4; this translates as MALSSRSGNLLLHLLYLKVAYFDTQFAEASSEWSVSTIRNIWALKDSCVVIPCTYNYPPSAEKGNKKIMWHKDFNQYIYHQTLNKVLEEFKGRTSLIGDPENQNCSLQIDPVAPDDKGPFHFRIEIDKLDKYSFMNDEVTININDTAQSPTLSLSGDTKAGTGVSASCLIYHTCPAHSPNITWSHSSTAITVRSQQMERGQWKLTSELKFTLTVDDHGKNLTCKVQYKGRQPLENSVTLNVTSQTDLLSEGDNNIYTENNMTRKSRAFYCIAENLVGQSKSPEVHIDVQYKPEIMKNITCTASITVTCWCTVDSNPHADIKWILANKTLPSSSLETNNTVTIGSLQGVEGFTGSISCFASNVHGSVTMASFLQTSDTMIYIYIISSAAAGGVILFILAAAVLYKRKVEQSREKKDKTENIPEKIINPVYSKSYKSQKQCENALQLADIETSDCIYANNMILEDDTPDYEDIEDFEEDIYANM
- the LOC138225267 gene encoding sialic acid-binding Ig-like lectin 14 isoform X5; protein product: MALSSRSGNLLLHLLYLKVAYFDTQFAEASSEWSVSTIRNIWALKDSCVVIPCTYNYPPSAEKGNKKIMWHKDFNQYIYHQTLNKVLEEFKGRTSLIGDPENQNCSLQIDPVAPDDKGPFHFRIEIDKLDKYSFMNDEVTININDTAQSPTLSLSGDTKAGTGVSASCLIYHTCPAHSPNITWSHSSTAITVRSQQMERGQWKLTSELKFTLTVDDHGKNLTCKVQYKGRQPLENSVTLNVTYKPEIMKNITCTASITVTCWCTVDSNPHADIKWILANKTLPSSSLETNNTVTIGSLQGVEGFTGSISCFASNVHGSVTMASFLQTSDTMIYIYIISSAAAGGVILFILAAAVLYKRKVEQSREKKDKTENIPEKIINPVYSKSYKSQKQCENALQLADIETSDCIYANNMILEDDTPDYEDIEDFEEDIYANM
- the LOC138225267 gene encoding B-cell receptor CD22-like isoform X2, which encodes MALSSRSGNLLLHLLYLKVAYFDTQFAEASSEWSVSTIRNIWALKDSCVVIPCTYNYPPSAEKGNKKIMWHKDFNQYIYHQTLNKVLEEFKGRTSLIGDPENQNCSLQIDPVAPDDKGPFHFRIEIDKLDKYSFMNDEVTININDTAQSPTLSLSGDTKAGTGVSASCLIYHTCPAHSPNITWSHSSTAITVRSQQMERGQWKLTSELKFTLTVDDHGKNLTCKVQYKGRQPLENSVTLNVTFKEGNSIVLTCSSHSNPPAHRFQWYKINIAQTDLLSEGDNNIYTENNMTRKSRAFYCIAENLVGQSKSPEVHIDVQYKPEIMKNITCTASITVTCWCTVDSNPHADIKWILANKTLPSSSLETNNTVTIGSLQGVEGFTGSISCFASNVHGSVTMASFLQTSDTMIYIYIISSAAAGGVILFILAAAVLYKRKVEQSREKKDKTENIPEKIINPVYSKSYKSQKQCENALQLADIETSDCIYANNMILEDDTPDYEDIEDFEEDIYANM
- the LOC138225267 gene encoding B-cell receptor CD22-like isoform X3, encoding MALSSRSGNLLLHLLYLKVAYFDTQFAEASSEWSVSTIRNIWALKDSCVVIPCTYNYPPSAEKGNKKIMWHKDFNQYIYHQTLNKVLEEFKGRTSLIGDPENQNCSLQIDPVAPDDKGPFHFRIEIDKLDKYSFMNDEVTININDTAQSPTLSLSGDTKAGTGVSASCLIYHTCPAHSPNITWSHSSTAITVRSQQMERGQWKLTSELKFTLTVDDHGKNLTCKVQYKGRQPLENSVTLNVTYAPVKVMVNYNHSVVKEGNSIVLTCSSHSNPPAHRFQWYKINIAQTDLLSEGDNNIYTENNMTRKSRAFYCIAENLVGQSKSPEVHIDVQYKPEIMKNITCTASITVTCWCTVDSNPHADIKWILANKTLPSSSLETNNTVTIGSLQGVEGFTGSISCFASNVHGSVTMASFLQTSAAVLYKRKVEQSREKKDKTENIPEKIINPVYSKSYKSQKQCENALQLADIETSDCIYANNMILEDDTPDYEDIEDFEEDIYANM